The following proteins come from a genomic window of Diprion similis isolate iyDipSimi1 chromosome 8, iyDipSimi1.1, whole genome shotgun sequence:
- the LOC124408713 gene encoding SIFamide-related peptide, producing the protein MVSVRALVILLIAAVILSVDAYRKPPFNGSIFGKRSGTAIEYENTGRALNAMCEIASEACGSWFPQQESN; encoded by the exons ATGGTTTCCGTCCGCGCCCTCGTCATCCTCCTGATCGCCGCCGTCATCCTGAGCGTTGATGCATACCGCAAGCCACCCTTCAACGGCAGCATCTTCGGCAAGCGTTCCGGCACCGCGATCG AATATGAAAATACCGGCCGTGCCCTGAACGCGATGTGCGAAATTGCCAGCGAGGCCTGCGGATCGTGGTTCCCTCAGCAAGAGTCCAACTGA
- the LOC124408563 gene encoding uncharacterized protein LOC124408563 has protein sequence MMLNCFLRSPVHSFLATVVLVAALIVVFEGGNSVVEADEFPTFFLKAAKNVPRIGRRSGMNKEFFLKKSDRPLRCFGKRGEYASCPIKSADSSPWYSKQPAQFSGAEDNEYWSPENFARALEQSPELWEMTTGDESAEAPMVAGKVWQREKRTGSEQAEV, from the exons ATGATGCTAAACTGCTTCCTACGAAGTCCTGTCCACAGCTTTCTAGCAACTG tcgTTCTAGTCGCGGCGTTGATCGTCGTCTTCGAGGGTGGAAACAGCGTCGTCGAGGCGGATGAATTTCCGACGTTTTTCTTAAAGGCGGCTAAAAACGTGCCAAGGATCGGCAGGAGAAGTGGAATGAACAAAGAATTCTTCTTGAAGAAATCTGATCGTCCGTTACGGTGTTTCGGCAAGAGAGGAGAATATGCATCG TGTCCGATAAAAAGCGCCGATTCCTCACCTTGGTACTCGAAGCAACCCGCACAATTTTCAGGAGCCGAAG ATAACGAGTATTGGTCACCGGAGAATTTCGCTCGAGCTTTGGAACAATCTCCGGAACTGTGGGAGATGACAACAGGTGACGAGTCTGCAGAAGCTCCGATGGTCGCAGG GAAAGTATGGCAGCGAGAAAAAAGGACTGGAAGTGAACAGGCTGAGGTGTAG
- the LOC124409334 gene encoding uncharacterized protein LOC124409334 has product MEVYRHHSVCCHFGLPKMTRGEWVLLLGLLGLLHSSFGVAATRTNGVSASGDCALLCDSGLVGEPCEAFCTSRRQSASQSNTVTGKRDVADLGVDAAAPATKSQTVCDSRCDFEPRPTGCSGCRGSGISGETISLPMESHRSVATRPGARGVPGTSDVIGERDAGKNDAATPVAAGDDFDREKFCKEECSRGNGGLACNCDIIP; this is encoded by the exons ATGGAAGTTTATCGGCACCACAGTGTCTGCTGTCACTTCGGTCTTCCAAAG ATGACGCGAGGCGAGTGGGTGTTGCTTCTGGGTTTGCTGGGGCTCCTGCATTCGAGCTTTGGGGTGGCCGCGACGCGGACGAATGGGGTTTCCGCCTCCGGCGACTGCGCGCTCCTCTGCGACTCGGGTCTCGTCGGCGAGCCCTGCGAGGCCTTTTGCACCAGCCGTCGGCAATCCGCGAGTCAGTCGAATACCGTTACGGGAAAGAGGGACGTCGCCGATCTCGGCGTCGACGCCGCGGCGCCCGCGACCAAGAGTCAAACGGTATGCGATTCCCGTTGCGATTTCGAGCCGCGGCCGACCGGATGTTCCGGGTGCCGTGGAAGCGGGATTTCCGGAGAGACGATTTCTCTGCCGATGGAAAGTCATCGGTCGGTCGCTACGAGGCCCGGAGCACGTGGCGTCCCGGGGACCAGTGACGTCATCGGAGAACGCGACGCCGGGAAGAACGACGCTGCTACTCCTGTTGCCGCGGGCGATGATTTTGACCGAGAGAAATTCTGCAAGGAGGAATGCAGCAGGGGAAATGGCGGGCTCGCCTGCAACTGCGACATCATCCCTTAA